A genomic stretch from Seriola aureovittata isolate HTS-2021-v1 ecotype China chromosome 13, ASM2101889v1, whole genome shotgun sequence includes:
- the vti1b gene encoding vesicle transport through interaction with t-SNAREs homolog 1B, translating into MSSEEFEKMHEIYRSLYEELKLIPDRALKSHGEERKRLVRTFDERQGEAEEVLQGMEEELRAAPPSYRNAMGTKLRLYRRDMGKLQRDMKTSAPGFGSSSQAVGESHHGIYSSQNQQSTHLQSQRALLLQGTESLNNASQSIERSQRLAAETEHIGTDIIEELGEQREQLDRTRNRLVNTGENLSRSRKILRAMSRRLMTNKLLLGVIILMELAILGAVVYLKFFRR; encoded by the exons ATGTCGTCGGAGGAGTTCGAGAAAATGCACGAAATCTACCGATCTCTGTACGAAGAGCTCAAGCTAATCCCAGACAGAGCTCTGAAGAGCCACGGAG aggagaggaagaggttgGTGAGGACCTTCGATGAGCGGCAGGGGGAGGCTGAGGAAGTG TTGCAAGGAATGGAAGAAGAGCTGCGCGCTGCCCCTCCTTCCTATCGAAACGCCATGGGTACAAAGCTGCGCCTGTACCGCCGGGATATGGGCAAGCTTCAGAGggacatgaaaacatctgctCCCGGCTTTGGCTCTTCTTCTCAGGCAGTAGGAGAAAGTCATCATGGCATCTATTCATCACAAAATCAGCAAAGT ACACACTTGCAGTCCCAGAGAGCCTTGCTGCTCCAGGGCACAGAGTCTCTGAACAACGCCAGCCAGAGTATTGAACGAAGCCAACGCCTCGCTGCGGAGACGGAGCACATCGGTACAGACATCATCGAAGAGCTGGGAGAGCAGCGGGAACAGCTGGACCGCACCAGAAACAGA TTGGTGAACACTGGAGAGAACCTCAGCCGAAGTCGAAAAATCCTCCGTGCCATGTCGCGGCG GCTGATGACGAACAAGTTGCTTTTAGGTGTCATCATTTTAATGGAGCTGGCCATCCTGGGCGCTGTGGTTTACCTCAAGTTCTTCCGACGATGA
- the rdh12 gene encoding retinol dehydrogenase 12, whose product MIPCAVYPSPPLRSAPLYALTSAVLPTEQWHPAGGDGKAQIRGTMLLLLIIAGLGVVTLLVILFAPHIRKYAAGGVCMSTARLDGKTVLITGANTGIGKETVRDLAIRGARVIMACRDVEKGEEAAASIRAAYSKADVEVRELDLADTCSIRAFAQKFLREVTHLHILINNAGVMMCPYTKTIDGFEMHIGVNHLGHFLLTSLLIGLLKRSAPARIIVVSSLAHNFGWVRFHDLHSQGSYNSGLAYCQSKLANVLFARELARRLKGTNVTVNSVHPGTVNSDLTRHSTLMTIFMTVFSMFVKTPREGAQTSIYCAAAEELHSVSGKHFSDCAPAFVAPQGRSEETARRLWDVSCELLGIEWD is encoded by the exons ATGATTCCTTGCGCGGTGTATCCGTCACCCCCGCTACGCTCTGCACCCCTCTATGCTTTGACATCAGCTGTTCTGCCCACAGAACAGTGGCATCCTGCCGGAGGAGACGGAAAGGCGCAGATCCGCGGCACAATGCTGCTTTTATTAATTATCGCGGGCCTCGGAGTGGTGACGTTACTGGTGATTTTATTTGCGCCACATATCCG AAAGTATGCGGCAGGAGGAGTGTGCATGTCCACAGCTCGCCTGGACGGGAAGACAGTCCTCATCACTGGGGCCAACACAGGGATTGGGAAGGAGACAGTGCGGGACTTGGCAATCAGAG GGGCCCGGGTCATCATGGCGTGTCGAGACGTGGAAAAGGGCGAGGAGGCTGCGGCCAGTATACGAGCTGCGTACTCCAAAGCAGACGTGGAGGTTCGAGAGCTGGACTTGGCAGATACCTGCTCCATACGTGCCTTCGCACAGAAATTCCTGAGAG AGGTCACCCATCTTCATATCCTCATCAACAACGCCGGGGTGATGATGTGCCCTTACACAAAAACCATTGATGGCTTCGAGATGCACATAGGAGTCAATCACTTGG gtcacttcctgttgacaTCCCTCCTTATCGGGCTGCTGAAACGCAGCGCGCCGGCCCGGATCATCGTGGTCTCCTCTCTGGCGCACAACTTCGGCTGGGTCCGTTTCCACGACCTTCACAGCCAAGGCAGCTACAACAGCGGATTAGCATACTGCCAAAGCAAACTGGCAAATGTGCTCTTTGCCAGAGAGCTGGCCCGCAGACTCAaag GCACCAATGTGACGGTGAACTCAGTCCATCCGGGGACGGTGAACTCTGACCTGACCAGACACTCGACTCTCATGACGATATTCATGACGGTCTTCTCCATGTTCGTAAAAACCCCCCGGGAAGGAGCCCAGACCAGCATCTACTGTGCTGCAGCGGAGGAGCTGCACTCTGTCTCCGGGAAACACTTCAG TGACTGCGCCCCTGCCTTTGTGGCCCCACAGGGACGGAGCGAGGAGACGGCGAGGAGGCTGTGGGACGTCAGCTGTGAGCTTCTTGGTATCGAGTGGGACTGA